One Spinacia oleracea cultivar Varoflay chromosome 4, BTI_SOV_V1, whole genome shotgun sequence DNA segment encodes these proteins:
- the LOC110782650 gene encoding protein trichome birefringence-like 40 isoform X2: MKLSSAINSKCKSMRIGTIFCCIILLFLYQNNQNLKISATKNTIIVFTPLNQTKKSPISSMILAPPKPSILSTFTPPPPYLNPINRVRVANPNVSVYKPGKDNVGENKKCDMFDGKWVYKPEEFGKYDHIKCPFIEEKMSCRKNGRPDLDYEKWRWEPNHCHIPLFNGREMLKRLRNKRVIIVGDSLNRNMWESLSCLLYTSVPRSRRMRIQVHSKFRDYKVLKAKDYNTTVEFHWSPLLIKFDENHKSGKKVLVLDKLSSNSKLWKGADVMVFNSGHWWTHKGKFRTWDLFQYKGQLMEKMATHRAYDKGMKTWAKWIQENVDPVKTTVFFRSISTNHNVGKGWCYNSTRPVTDELYENAFPKLMANVIESLITKMNKPKVNYLNITKLSKYRNDAHPSIYRNKKWKIFPTQYADCSHWCLPGLPDTWNRLLYASLFFT, translated from the exons ATGAAATTGAGTTCCGCCATTAACAGCAAATGCAAATCTATGAGAATAGGGACCATATTTTGCTGCATAATCCTCTTATTTCTTTACCAAAATAACCAAAATCTAAAGATCTCAGCTACAAAAAACACAATTATAGTGTTCACCCCATTAaaccaaacaaaaaaatcaCCAATTTCTAGCATGATTTTGGCCCCTCCAAAACCATCTATCTTATCCACATttactccaccaccaccatattTGAATCCAATTAACCGTGTCAGGGTGGCGAACCCGAATGTTAGTGTATATAAACCCGGAAAAGATAATGTCGGTGAAAACAAGAAATGTGATATGTTTGATGGGAAATGGGTTTACAAGCCGGAAGAATTTGGTAAGTATGATCACATTAAGTGTCCATTCATTGAGGAGAAGATGAGCTGCCGAAAGAATGGCCGGCCGGATTTGGACTATGAGAAGTGGAGATGGGAACCTAATCATTGCCACATTCCATt GTTTAATGGAAGAGAAATGTTAAAGAGGCTTAGAAACAAGAGGGTGATAATAGTCGGCGATTCACTGAACAGAAATATGTGGGAATCTCTATCTTGCCTTTTGTACACATCAGTACCTCGCTCTAGAAGGATGAGAATTCAAGTTCATTCTAAATTTCGTGACTACAAGGTGCTCAAAGCAAAG GACTATAACACCACAGTGGAGTTTCATTGGAGTCCACTCCTAATCAAATTCGacgaaaatcataaaagtggaaAGAAAGTTTTGGTGTTGGATAAGCTTTCATCGAATTCTAAGCTGTGGAAAGGGGCTGATGTTATGGTATTCAACTCAGGACATTGGTGGACTCACAAAGGAAAATTCAGAAC GTGGGATTTATTCCAATACAAAGGACAATTAATGGAGAAGATGGCCACACACCGTGCATATGATAAGGGCATGAAAACTTGGGCAAAATGGATCCAAGAAAACGTAGACCCGGTGAAAACAACCGTCTTCTTTAGGAGCATTTCAACAAACCACAATGTTGGCAAGGGTTGGTGCTACAACTCCACCCGCCCCGTCACGGACGAGTTATACGAAAATGCCTTCCCCAAATTAATGGCTAATGTTATAGAAAGCTTGATAACTAAGATGAACAAACCAAAGGTGAACTACTTGAACATCACTAAGCTTTCTAAATATAGGAATGATGCACATCCTTCCATTTATAGGAACAAAAAGTGGAAGATTTTTCCTACACAATATGCTGATTGTAGTCATTGGTGCCTTCCTGGATTGCCAGATACTTGGAATCGATTATTGTATGCTTCTCTGTTTTTTACTTAA
- the LOC110782650 gene encoding protein trichome birefringence-like 40 isoform X1: MKLSSAINSKCKSMRIGTIFCCIILLFLYQNNQNLKISATKNTIIVFTPLNQTKKSPISSMILAPPKPSILSTFTPPPPYLNPINRVRVANPNVSVYKPGKDNVGENKKCDMFDGKWVYKPEEFGKYDHIKCPFIEEKMSCRKNGRPDLDYEKWRWEPNHCHIPLFNGREMLKRLRNKRVIIVGDSLNRNMWESLSCLLYTSVPRSRRMRIQVHSKFRDYKVLKAKDYNTTVEFHWSPLLIKFDENHKSGKKVLVLDKLSSNSKLWKGADVMVFNSGHWWTHKGKFRTKSCRWDLFQYKGQLMEKMATHRAYDKGMKTWAKWIQENVDPVKTTVFFRSISTNHNVGKGWCYNSTRPVTDELYENAFPKLMANVIESLITKMNKPKVNYLNITKLSKYRNDAHPSIYRNKKWKIFPTQYADCSHWCLPGLPDTWNRLLYASLFFT, translated from the exons ATGAAATTGAGTTCCGCCATTAACAGCAAATGCAAATCTATGAGAATAGGGACCATATTTTGCTGCATAATCCTCTTATTTCTTTACCAAAATAACCAAAATCTAAAGATCTCAGCTACAAAAAACACAATTATAGTGTTCACCCCATTAaaccaaacaaaaaaatcaCCAATTTCTAGCATGATTTTGGCCCCTCCAAAACCATCTATCTTATCCACATttactccaccaccaccatattTGAATCCAATTAACCGTGTCAGGGTGGCGAACCCGAATGTTAGTGTATATAAACCCGGAAAAGATAATGTCGGTGAAAACAAGAAATGTGATATGTTTGATGGGAAATGGGTTTACAAGCCGGAAGAATTTGGTAAGTATGATCACATTAAGTGTCCATTCATTGAGGAGAAGATGAGCTGCCGAAAGAATGGCCGGCCGGATTTGGACTATGAGAAGTGGAGATGGGAACCTAATCATTGCCACATTCCATt GTTTAATGGAAGAGAAATGTTAAAGAGGCTTAGAAACAAGAGGGTGATAATAGTCGGCGATTCACTGAACAGAAATATGTGGGAATCTCTATCTTGCCTTTTGTACACATCAGTACCTCGCTCTAGAAGGATGAGAATTCAAGTTCATTCTAAATTTCGTGACTACAAGGTGCTCAAAGCAAAG GACTATAACACCACAGTGGAGTTTCATTGGAGTCCACTCCTAATCAAATTCGacgaaaatcataaaagtggaaAGAAAGTTTTGGTGTTGGATAAGCTTTCATCGAATTCTAAGCTGTGGAAAGGGGCTGATGTTATGGTATTCAACTCAGGACATTGGTGGACTCACAAAGGAAAATTCAGAAC AAAATCATGCAGGTGGGATTTATTCCAATACAAAGGACAATTAATGGAGAAGATGGCCACACACCGTGCATATGATAAGGGCATGAAAACTTGGGCAAAATGGATCCAAGAAAACGTAGACCCGGTGAAAACAACCGTCTTCTTTAGGAGCATTTCAACAAACCACAATGTTGGCAAGGGTTGGTGCTACAACTCCACCCGCCCCGTCACGGACGAGTTATACGAAAATGCCTTCCCCAAATTAATGGCTAATGTTATAGAAAGCTTGATAACTAAGATGAACAAACCAAAGGTGAACTACTTGAACATCACTAAGCTTTCTAAATATAGGAATGATGCACATCCTTCCATTTATAGGAACAAAAAGTGGAAGATTTTTCCTACACAATATGCTGATTGTAGTCATTGGTGCCTTCCTGGATTGCCAGATACTTGGAATCGATTATTGTATGCTTCTCTGTTTTTTACTTAA